From the genome of Cytophagales bacterium WSM2-2:
TTAAGGGCATTGATTTATCGATTCAATCGGGTGAGCTGATTGGTTATATCGGACCCAACGGTGCGGGCAAGAGCACAACCATTAAAGTGCTTTGCGGGCTGATCCCGGATTTTGCCGGTGAGGTGCAAGTGTTGGGTATGGATGTGGCTAAGAATGCTTTGGACATCAAACGGAAGATTGGGTACATCCCCGAAAATGCCGCACTGTACGAAACACTGACTCCACTTGAATATTTGCTTTTTATAGGACAATTGTATCAGCTCCCGGAAGCGTCAGTGAAGCAAAAGGCAAATGAGCTCCTCAAGTTGTTTGATCTCGATAAGGCAAAGGAGAACCGGATGACCACCTTCTCGAAAGGGATGAAGCAGAAAGTGTTGTTGATTTCAGGAATGCTGCACAATCCGGAAATTATTTTTCTTGATGAACCTCTATCAGGCCTGGACGCGAATGCAGTTATTCTTGTAAAAGAAATCCTGACCCAGTTAAAGCAAGGCGGGAAAACTATTTTCTACAGCTCCCACATCATGGATGTGGTAGAAAAGCTCTCTGATCGAATTATCATTATCAACCAGGGACAAATTATTGCGAATGGGTCGTTTCAACAATTGAATGAACAAGCGCAAGGAGGCACTCTCGAAAAGATTTTTACGCAGCTTACCGGACAAGGTGAACAAGTAACTGTAGCCAATAACTTCGTTGATATTCTGAAGTCATGACTTACTTTCTTCTGAGAATACTTGACCTGTTCAAGCCGATCTATGTCTGGCAGGGGATCGACTACAATCAGCTTCGTGCGATTGTTGGTGTAAAACTGGAAATGGACAATCGCAGGCCTCCGTCATTCAGACTGCAGCAAAACCAAAAAGAGCAATCATCTTCGTTTGTTCTCATATTTTTTATTTACGGACTGTTCGGAGCCTTCTTGTCGGCATTGATTGGCTACTTCCCTTCGGTCATTTTCTCTTTTTCAATTTATCACAGCTACCTGATGGTGATGATCACACTTACGTTGATCAGCGATTTCAGTGCTGTGCTGCTGGATACCAGCGATAATACGATTGTTCTTCCAAGGCCGATTACACCGAAAACATTTTATGCTGCCCGGACCACACACATCCTGCTTTATATTGTGCAGATCGGGTTGGCATTGGCGTTGATTCCGATTGTGGTAACATTCTTCGTGCATGGTGTACTGACGGGTGTTGCAATTATTCTCACCACCATTCTCACGGTGATATTATCGGTGGCGCTCACCAACGGTTTGTACCTGCTCATGATGCGTTTCACAAGCGAAGAAAAACTGAAAGCCATCGTCAATTATTTTCAGATTGGTATGGCAGTGCTGATGATGGGTGGCTACCAGCTTTTGCCACGCATGCTTGGCTCACAGGATTTGGAAAATGTGGCAACTGATCTGCATTGGTGGTCGATCTTTATTCCTCCCATGTGGATGGCAGGAATGGGGAAAATGCTCAAAGACTTCACGTTCGAACCGCTCTACCTCACTGTTACAGCGCTCGCCATAATTGTTCCGGTCGCAACGTGGAAACTGATCGATAAATATTTAACGCCTTATTTTACTACAAAGATCGCTGACCTCGGTACAAGTGTAGCGCCTGCTCCCATTGTCTCAGCAAGTCCTTCGAAACCAGGTTGGGTTGCATCCATTGGAAACCGGGTCACAAAACCAGGCCTTGAGCGAGCCGCATTTTCATTGGTAACATTTGCTTTTGCCCGTGACCGCAAATTGAAATTGCGCATTTACCCGGCGATCGGATACTTTGTGGTGATGATTATTGTGTTTACGCTGCAATCCAAATCAAAGGGAGATTTGCCACTGATGGAATACATCATGTCACTTGGCAATACGGAAAGACATTTATTCGTGATCTATGCCTGTATTTATGTTTTGTTAACAGCCTCGTTTGAAATTCATTTCTCAGATGAATACAAAGCTGCATGGGTCTTCAATTCAGCGCC
Proteins encoded in this window:
- a CDS encoding ABC transporter ATP-binding protein — its product is MFMSEVIKVSGLIKYYHKVNVLKGIDLSIQSGELIGYIGPNGAGKSTTIKVLCGLIPDFAGEVQVLGMDVAKNALDIKRKIGYIPENAALYETLTPLEYLLFIGQLYQLPEASVKQKANELLKLFDLDKAKENRMTTFSKGMKQKVLLISGMLHNPEIIFLDEPLSGLDANAVILVKEILTQLKQGGKTIFYSSHIMDVVEKLSDRIIIINQGQIIANGSFQQLNEQAQGGTLEKIFTQLTGQGEQVTVANNFVDILKS